Proteins encoded within one genomic window of Parachlamydia sp. AcF125:
- a CDS encoding leucine-rich repeat domain-containing protein, whose protein sequence is MGENCEHLTELVLFQAGLTYLPPEIGLLPYLQHLELQENSLTSLPIEIGQLTQLEWLDLSENQLTSLPKGVEQLSQLEGLGLRKNQLASLPKEIGQLTQLNWLDLSENQLTSLPKEIGQLVQLEGLGLRKNQLASLPKEIGQLTQLEGLDLRKNQLASLPKEIGQLAQLEGLDLSENQLTSLPKEIEQLAQLERLYLSCNQFLSFPKETGQLPGLIKLGLEGNKLSSLPVEIRQLSSLQHLDLQRNQLSSLPAEIGQLSQLRKLDLSHNRIANLPAGIRQLPALKELNLEENLL, encoded by the coding sequence ATAGGAGAAAATTGCGAACACTTAACCGAGCTAGTTTTATTTCAAGCAGGCTTAACCTATTTACCACCAGAAATAGGGCTGTTGCCCTACCTACAACATCTTGAATTACAAGAAAACAGTCTCACTAGTCTTCCTATAGAGATAGGACAGTTGACTCAGCTAGAGTGGCTGGATTTAAGCGAAAACCAACTCACCAGCCTTCCAAAAGGAGTAGAACAGCTGTCCCAGCTAGAAGGGCTTGGCTTAAGAAAAAATCAACTCGCTAGTCTTCCAAAAGAGATAGGGCAGCTGACTCAGTTAAATTGGCTGGACTTAAGCGAAAACCAACTCACCAGCCTTCCAAAAGAGATAGGACAGCTGGTCCAGCTAGAGGGGCTTGGCTTAAGAAAAAATCAACTCGCTAGTCTTCCAAAAGAGATAGGACAGCTGACCCAGCTAGAGGGGCTTGACTTAAGAAAAAACCAACTCGCTAGTCTTCCAAAAGAGATAGGACAGCTGGCTCAGCTAGAGGGACTGGACTTAAGCGAAAACCAACTCACCAGCCTTCCAAAAGAGATAGAACAGCTGGCCCAGTTAGAAAGGCTTTACTTAAGCTGCAACCAGTTCCTCAGCTTTCCAAAAGAGACGGGGCAGCTGCCTGGGTTGATAAAGCTTGGCTTAGAGGGTAACAAGCTTTCTAGCCTCCCAGTAGAAATAAGGCAGCTATCGAGCCTGCAGCATCTTGACTTACAACGCAATCAGCTCTCTAGCCTTCCTGCGGAGATAGGACAGCTGTCTCAGCTACGAAAGCTTGATTTAAGCCATAACCGGATCGCCAATCTTCCTGCAGGGATAAGGCAGCTACCTGCATTAAAGGAGCTTAATTTGGAGGAAAACCTGTTATGA
- a CDS encoding leucine-rich repeat domain-containing protein, protein MALLFLFFLQKNQLTNLPVEIGQLSELEYLYLEDNQLTSLPAEIGQLIQLQWLDLRRNLLTSIPAEIGQLRKLQVAELSHNQLTSLPTEAVQLAQLKLFYLDHNQLKTLPAEIAQLSLLRQLCIQHNPLTSIPIEIRLLFQSLCVDAEDSEGESIPEAPSNSSKKRRLNF, encoded by the coding sequence TTGGCTTTACTTTTTCTATTTTTTTTACAAAAAAACCAGCTCACTAACCTTCCTGTAGAGATAGGGCAGCTGTCTGAGTTGGAATATCTTTATTTAGAAGATAACCAGCTCACCAGCCTTCCCGCAGAAATAGGACAATTGATCCAGCTACAGTGGCTTGATTTACGAAGAAACCTACTCACCAGCATTCCAGCAGAGATAGGGCAGCTGCGTAAGTTGCAAGTGGCTGAATTAAGCCATAATCAGCTCACCAGCCTTCCAACAGAGGCGGTTCAGCTAGCCCAGCTAAAACTCTTTTACTTAGACCACAATCAGTTAAAGACTTTGCCAGCAGAGATAGCACAGCTATCTCTGCTTAGGCAGCTTTGCATACAACATAACCCACTCACCAGCATTCCTATAGAAATAAGGCTGCTGTTCCAGTCACTATGTGTTGATGCAGAAGATAGCGAGGGCGAAAGCATACCCGAAGCCCCTTCTAATTCGAGCAAAAAAAGAAGACTAAATTTTTAA
- a CDS encoding NUDIX hydrolase translates to MESDQVLGLHRFTSAQAEKRRPLIGVATIVLRNQKILLGKRKGSLGEGQWACPGGHLEFGESVEACARRELKEETGLDAISLRLGPWIENVMEQGQNHYITLFVLVDRFSGEPQLLEPHKCEGWEWFDWEDPPSPLFPTIVSLRDKFPLNDLLDCQF, encoded by the coding sequence ATGGAAAGCGATCAAGTTTTAGGCCTGCACAGGTTTACTAGTGCTCAAGCAGAAAAGAGACGACCTTTAATTGGAGTTGCTACGATTGTCTTGAGAAACCAAAAAATTTTGTTGGGAAAAAGAAAAGGCTCTCTTGGAGAGGGGCAATGGGCTTGTCCGGGAGGACATCTGGAATTTGGAGAAAGTGTGGAAGCTTGTGCCCGTAGGGAATTAAAGGAAGAGACAGGCCTAGATGCGATCTCCTTAAGGCTTGGTCCTTGGATTGAAAATGTGATGGAACAAGGCCAAAACCATTATATTACCTTGTTTGTCTTGGTGGATCGTTTTAGCGGGGAACCCCAATTGTTAGAACCTCATAAATGTGAGGGATGGGAGTGGTTTGATTGGGAGGATCCTCCTTCACCGCTTTTTCCGACAATTGTTTCTTTAAGAGATAAATTTCCACTAAATGATTTATTAGATTGTCAGTTTTAA
- a CDS encoding bifunctional SulP family inorganic anion transporter/carbonic anhydrase, which translates to MMARYSFSRTLSYDLISGLVVFLVALPLCLGIALASNAPLFSGILAGIVGGIIVGAFSGSSTSVSGPAAGLTAVVAAQIHHLGTFEAFLAAVVIAGVIQIILSISQLGFIAAFFPSSVIKGLLWAIGVILVLKQIPHLLGHDADPIGNKSFMQANNQNTFSGIFETFFDMHPGAALIGILSIFLLVFWDKFQVLKNSQIPAPLVVIVLSVIASLFLRQYGGYWMLDSSHLVQVPVVDPANNAFAFFTFPDWSILKNSSVYVAAMTIALVASLETLLNLEAVDKIDPLQRISPPNRELFAQGMGNVVAGLIGALPVTSVIVRSSVNINAGARTKLSAIWHGFLILASVILIPNWLNQIPLSALAAILLITGLKLASPKLLMQMWREGKNQFLPFIITVSAIVFTDLLMGVLIGLGISICFILHSNIRRPIKKVIEKHATGDEVLHIELPNQVSFFNRASLENTLKNIPAGGHVLIDANNTDYIDPDILDLLTDFQNTTATTRKVAVSLIGFKNKYPQLEDRIRYVDVSSPEMQKNLTPDRILEILQEGNLRFREGTRLTRDLDRQLNVTSRGQFPMAVVLSCIDSRSPVELIFDLSLGDIFSVRIAGNVVSPKVLGSIEYSCAVAGAKLILVMGHTSCGAVKASVDFVCKQQTAAEATGCMNLDSLIMEIQKSIDVNDCKGFAHWSPEQKENYFNEIAYKNVLQTMQEIRKNSSTLDALIRQRKIALVGAMYDISTAEVSFFQASEPDSFLCLRQQENQS; encoded by the coding sequence ATGATGGCGCGTTATTCCTTCTCGAGAACTCTTTCATACGATTTAATTTCAGGGCTGGTCGTTTTTCTTGTTGCGCTGCCTTTGTGTTTAGGGATAGCTTTGGCCTCCAATGCCCCACTTTTCTCCGGCATACTAGCGGGAATTGTAGGGGGGATTATCGTTGGTGCATTTAGTGGCTCTAGTACAAGTGTAAGCGGACCGGCAGCTGGATTAACTGCTGTAGTAGCAGCTCAAATCCACCATTTGGGTACTTTTGAAGCCTTCCTTGCTGCCGTCGTTATTGCTGGAGTTATCCAAATTATCTTAAGTATTAGCCAATTGGGTTTTATTGCTGCTTTTTTCCCTTCTAGTGTAATCAAAGGTTTGTTGTGGGCTATCGGGGTTATTTTAGTTTTGAAACAAATCCCCCATCTCCTGGGCCATGACGCGGATCCCATAGGCAATAAATCTTTTATGCAAGCTAACAATCAAAATACTTTTTCCGGAATTTTTGAAACTTTTTTTGATATGCATCCAGGAGCCGCTTTGATCGGTATCCTTTCAATTTTTTTATTAGTATTTTGGGACAAATTTCAGGTCTTAAAGAACTCCCAAATTCCAGCCCCTTTAGTTGTTATTGTTTTAAGCGTTATAGCCAGCTTATTTTTAAGGCAATATGGTGGGTATTGGATGCTAGATTCTAGTCATCTCGTTCAAGTGCCCGTAGTCGATCCTGCAAATAATGCTTTTGCTTTTTTCACCTTCCCCGATTGGAGTATTCTAAAAAATTCCTCCGTATACGTGGCTGCTATGACGATTGCTTTAGTTGCTTCTCTGGAGACATTACTAAACTTAGAAGCTGTAGATAAGATCGATCCTTTACAGCGCATAAGCCCGCCTAATCGGGAATTATTTGCCCAGGGAATGGGGAATGTTGTGGCAGGGCTTATAGGGGCGTTGCCTGTTACTAGCGTGATTGTACGCAGCTCGGTGAATATTAATGCCGGAGCAAGAACTAAGCTTAGCGCAATCTGGCATGGCTTTTTAATTTTGGCTAGCGTGATTTTAATCCCTAATTGGTTAAACCAAATTCCTCTTTCTGCTTTAGCTGCCATTCTTTTAATTACAGGGCTAAAGCTGGCTAGCCCAAAACTTTTAATGCAGATGTGGAGGGAAGGAAAAAATCAATTTCTGCCTTTTATCATCACGGTCAGTGCGATTGTGTTTACAGATCTTTTAATGGGTGTCTTGATTGGCTTAGGCATTTCCATTTGCTTCATTTTACATAGTAATATTAGGCGCCCTATCAAAAAAGTTATAGAGAAGCATGCTACAGGCGATGAAGTGTTACATATTGAGCTGCCTAATCAAGTGAGCTTTTTCAACCGGGCTTCTCTTGAAAATACCTTAAAAAACATTCCTGCGGGGGGACATGTATTAATTGATGCAAATAACACCGATTACATTGACCCCGATATTTTGGACTTACTTACCGATTTTCAGAATACGACAGCCACAACGCGCAAAGTGGCCGTCAGCCTGATAGGATTTAAAAATAAATATCCCCAATTAGAAGATCGCATCCGATATGTGGATGTTAGCAGCCCAGAAATGCAAAAAAATTTAACGCCAGATCGCATCCTGGAAATCCTTCAGGAGGGCAATCTCCGTTTTCGGGAGGGAACCCGCCTAACCCGGGATTTAGATCGGCAACTCAATGTGACTTCCAGAGGGCAATTTCCTATGGCAGTGGTTTTAAGCTGCATCGACTCTCGCTCTCCGGTGGAGCTTATTTTTGATTTGAGCTTAGGCGATATCTTTAGCGTACGCATTGCTGGAAATGTCGTGAGCCCTAAAGTTTTGGGAAGTATCGAATATAGCTGTGCAGTAGCTGGAGCAAAGTTGATTCTGGTCATGGGACACACTTCCTGCGGGGCTGTTAAGGCCTCTGTTGATTTTGTTTGCAAGCAACAGACGGCAGCTGAAGCTACAGGGTGTATGAATTTGGATTCTTTGATCATGGAGATTCAAAAGTCAATTGACGTGAACGACTGCAAAGGGTTTGCTCATTGGAGCCCTGAGCAGAAAGAAAATTATTTTAATGAAATCGCCTATAAAAATGTTCTTCAAACCATGCAAGAGATTCGTAAAAACAGCTCTACTTTAGATGCACTCATTAGGCAAAGGAAAATTGCTCTTGTTGGAGCGATGTATGATATTAGTACAGCTGAAGTTTCTTTTTTTCAAGCTTCAGAGCCGGATTCTTTTCTTTGCTTAAGGCAACAAGAAAATCAATCATAA